The following coding sequences are from one Cytophagia bacterium CHB2 window:
- a CDS encoding sigma-54-dependent Fis family transcriptional regulator, with protein MPEIRPKVLVVDDETNILKTMGICFDAIGFQTRLISKPQEVLEVLQQERFDLAFVDLKMGPMDGMEILAEIKRHSPETTVVIITAHGSIDSAIETVKKGAYHYLEKPFDYKELQIFAQKAWEHHELSREVRELREQVAASRGTGEFVTRNREMLDMLELGGRVAESNISVLIEGESGTGKELVAQLIYQKSPRSGKPFIKINCAALPENLLESELFGHVKGAFTGAVKDRQGRFALADGGTIFLDEIAELSPAIQAKLLRVLQNKEFERVGESKTTQVDVRVIAATNRNLDEALKEGAFREDLFYRLNTMRLKLTPLRDRPEDIPLLIQHFLNKFSPDKVLEISPEALQALRAYRWSGNVRELENVIERAVLLTKNHLIELTHLPEEVRSARDKPQHELSLEEIEKLHVKRVLQHAKDYDEAAKILGIDPATLWRKRKKFDL; from the coding sequence ATGCCTGAAATTCGCCCCAAAGTCCTGGTCGTCGATGACGAGACGAATATTCTAAAAACCATGGGAATTTGTTTCGACGCGATCGGCTTTCAGACGCGGTTGATTTCGAAGCCGCAAGAAGTGCTGGAAGTTTTGCAGCAAGAACGCTTTGATCTCGCCTTTGTGGATCTGAAAATGGGGCCAATGGACGGCATGGAGATATTGGCGGAGATTAAACGCCATTCGCCGGAGACCACGGTAGTCATCATCACGGCGCACGGCTCGATTGACAGCGCCATCGAAACCGTTAAAAAAGGCGCTTATCATTATCTCGAAAAGCCGTTCGATTACAAAGAACTGCAAATCTTTGCGCAAAAAGCCTGGGAGCATCACGAGCTGTCGCGTGAAGTTCGCGAACTGCGCGAACAGGTTGCCGCGTCGCGCGGCACCGGCGAATTTGTGACGCGCAATCGCGAGATGCTCGACATGCTCGAGCTTGGCGGCCGCGTCGCCGAGAGCAACATCAGCGTGTTGATCGAGGGCGAGAGCGGCACCGGCAAGGAACTGGTGGCGCAGCTCATTTATCAAAAAAGCCCGCGGTCCGGCAAGCCGTTCATCAAAATCAATTGCGCCGCGTTGCCGGAAAACCTGCTGGAAAGCGAGCTGTTCGGCCATGTCAAGGGCGCGTTCACCGGCGCGGTGAAAGACCGCCAGGGCCGCTTCGCGCTGGCAGACGGGGGCACGATTTTTCTCGATGAAATCGCCGAGCTATCGCCCGCGATTCAAGCAAAACTGCTGCGCGTGCTACAGAACAAGGAATTCGAGCGCGTGGGCGAAAGCAAAACCACGCAGGTGGACGTGCGTGTGATTGCAGCGACCAACCGCAACCTGGATGAAGCGCTCAAAGAAGGCGCTTTTCGCGAAGATTTGTTTTATCGCTTGAATACCATGCGTTTGAAGCTGACGCCGCTGCGCGACCGCCCGGAAGACATTCCGCTGTTGATTCAGCATTTCCTCAATAAATTCTCACCCGATAAAGTTCTCGAAATCTCGCCGGAGGCGTTGCAAGCGCTGCGCGCCTACCGCTGGAGCGGCAACGTGCGTGAGCTTGAAAATGTCATCGAACGCGCGGTGTTGCTCACCAAAAACCATCTCATCGAATTGACGCATCTGCCCGAGGAGGTTCGTTCTGCGCGCGACAAGCCGCAACACGAGCTTTCTCTGGAAGAGATCGAAAAATTGCATGTCAAGCGCGTGCTGCAACATGCGAAAGATTACGATGAGGCCGCAAAGATTCTCGGCATCGATCCTGCCACGCTTTGGCGCAAGCGAAAGAAGTTTGATTTGTGA
- a CDS encoding cell wall metabolism sensor histidine kinase WalK: MRGLRYKIATGYVVLLAIILVTSIFAVHDFSQLSNSVGGILKQNYENVLAAENMLKALDNQENALLAMLVQSGDSTLVLFNTERSEERSLVVYDANRSLELPLAVFNTNRDEFLQWFEQTNSVITSPSEHALLDSIIFAYRHFLAVSDSLHHMVQKRQPFAKLRAFQRAEIEPSLVKINRYCKTLLETNQEAISSMDRRAKDITGQATQVVIVALVIAILLSILGSLQFTGSILKPLKKLTQTVRRIGEGNLNQKIDIQTEDEIGELSREFNKMTERLRSYEELNIHQLIAEKKKSETIVESIADPIIVTDENSSILLMNEAAATMIGVQGASWQGQPLRLLQNNDLWAKLMEVKEDKQGDPEHNDFLLAVAREGKTFYYRPRQTKITDEQGQVQGVVTLLQDVTRFKNLDQMKSEFMATVSHEFRTPLTAINMTIDILSQEVLGKMNARQHELLNAAKDDCERLKKLVRELLDLLRLESGRYKIKSESLNLPGLLEHALRPLRLLFEEKEVSLNIALAPALPEVPGDQEKLSWVINNLVSNALRYTPAHGNVTISAERNNGVIQVCVADTGRGIPAAALDTIFEKFVQVKEPTDATPGSVGLGLAIAKEVIEAHGGKIWVESEVGVGSKFNFTIPVAPELPEG; the protein is encoded by the coding sequence ATGCGAGGTCTGCGTTACAAAATTGCGACGGGTTACGTCGTGCTGCTGGCCATCATTCTGGTCACGAGCATTTTCGCGGTGCACGATTTTTCGCAATTGAGCAATTCGGTGGGCGGCATTTTGAAGCAGAACTACGAGAACGTGCTCGCCGCGGAAAACATGCTGAAGGCGCTCGACAATCAAGAGAACGCGCTGCTCGCCATGCTGGTGCAAAGCGGCGACTCCACGCTGGTGTTGTTCAACACCGAGCGCAGCGAAGAACGCTCGCTGGTGGTTTACGACGCCAACCGCAGCTTGGAGTTGCCGTTGGCGGTGTTCAATACCAATCGCGACGAGTTCTTGCAATGGTTCGAGCAAACGAACAGCGTTATTACTTCGCCCTCCGAACACGCCTTGTTGGATAGCATCATTTTTGCCTACCGGCATTTTCTTGCCGTCTCAGACTCGTTGCATCACATGGTGCAAAAGCGGCAACCCTTCGCGAAGTTGCGCGCCTTCCAGCGCGCCGAGATCGAACCCAGCCTGGTCAAAATCAATCGATATTGCAAAACGCTGCTGGAAACGAATCAAGAAGCCATCAGCAGCATGGATCGCCGCGCGAAAGACATTACCGGCCAGGCCACGCAAGTCGTGATCGTTGCCCTGGTCATCGCGATTTTGCTCAGCATCCTCGGCAGTTTGCAATTCACCGGCTCTATTCTCAAACCGCTGAAGAAGCTCACGCAAACCGTGCGGCGCATTGGCGAAGGCAATTTGAACCAGAAAATCGACATCCAAACCGAAGACGAAATCGGCGAGTTGAGCCGCGAGTTCAACAAAATGACGGAACGGCTGCGCAGCTACGAAGAGTTGAACATCCACCAATTGATCGCGGAAAAGAAAAAATCCGAAACCATCGTCGAAAGCATCGCTGACCCCATCATCGTCACCGACGAAAACAGCAGCATTCTTTTGATGAATGAGGCGGCGGCGACCATGATTGGCGTGCAAGGCGCGAGCTGGCAGGGCCAGCCCTTGCGCCTGCTGCAGAACAATGATTTGTGGGCCAAACTCATGGAGGTTAAAGAAGACAAGCAGGGTGATCCGGAGCACAACGATTTTTTGTTGGCGGTGGCGCGCGAGGGCAAAACATTTTATTATCGCCCGCGCCAGACCAAGATCACCGATGAGCAGGGTCAGGTGCAGGGCGTGGTGACGCTGTTGCAGGATGTGACGCGCTTCAAGAATCTCGATCAAATGAAATCGGAATTCATGGCAACCGTGTCTCATGAGTTCCGCACGCCGTTGACGGCGATCAACATGACGATCGATATTCTGTCGCAGGAAGTGTTGGGAAAGATGAACGCGCGCCAGCATGAGCTGCTGAACGCCGCCAAAGATGATTGTGAACGCCTGAAGAAACTGGTGCGCGAGCTGCTCGATCTCCTGCGCCTGGAATCCGGGCGATATAAGATCAAGAGCGAGTCTCTCAACCTTCCGGGTTTGCTCGAACACGCATTGCGGCCGCTGCGGCTGTTGTTCGAAGAAAAAGAAGTCAGTCTCAATATTGCGCTCGCGCCGGCATTGCCGGAAGTGCCGGGCGATCAGGAGAAACTCTCCTGGGTGATCAACAATCTCGTCAGCAATGCGCTGCGCTACACGCCGGCGCACGGCAACGTGACGATCAGCGCCGAGCGCAACAATGGCGTCATTCAAGTGTGCGTGGCAGACACGGGCCGTGGCATTCCGGCAGCCGCCCTGGATACGATTTTCGAAAAATTCGTGCAGGTGAAAGAGCCTACAGATGCGACGCCGGGCAGCGTTGGTTTGGGATTGGCGATTGCAAAGGAAGTGATCGAGGCGCACGGCGGCAAAATTTGGGTGGAAAGCGAAGTGGGGGTGGGCAGCAAGTTCAATTTTACCATTCCCGTTGCGCCGGAGCTGCCGGAAGGCTGA